The Arcobacter sp. CECT 8986 DNA window ACATTGTAATTATTTTTAGCTTCAACAGTATCTAATTTATAAATACCTTTAATAATACCTTCTTCAACACCTTCTGGCATTTCTGGTTGTACATAGTTTTCATTTAATGTTGTTAAGTAGTAGAAAATATTCTCTTGTTTTTCACCATACATTCTTTCAATACCATTTTGAACAATAACTGCTAACTCATAACCATAAGTTGGGTCATAAGAGATACAATTTGGAATAGTATTAGCTAAAATATGAGAATGTCCATCTTCGTGTTGTAATCCTTCACCGTTAAGTGTAGTTCTACCTGAAGTACCACCAACTAAGAAACCTCTTGCTTGTAAGTCACCAGCTGCCCATGCCATATCTCCAATTCTTTGGAAACCGAACATTGAGTAGAATACATAAAATGGAATCATTGGACAATCATTTACAGAGTATGAAGTTGCAGCAGCAACCCAAGAACCCATTGCTCCAAGTTCATTAATACCTTCTTGAAGAACTTGTCCTTTTTTATCTTCTTTATAGTATGCAACTTGGTCTCTATCTTGAGGAACATATTTTTGTCCTTCGTGAGCATAAATACCAATTTGTCTAAACATACCTTCCATACCAAATGTTCTAGCTTCATCAGGAACGATTGGAACGATTTTTTTACCGATATTTTTATCTTTTACTAAAGCATTTAAGATTCTTACAAGTACCATTGTAGTTGAAACTTCTCTATCTCCACTACCTTTTAATACTGCTTCAAATGCATCTAATTTAGGAATAACTAAATCTTCAGAGAACTCTTTTCTTCTTTGAGGAATATATCCACCAAGAGAAGCTCTTCTTTCTCTTAAATATTGCATCTCTTCACTATCTTCTGCTGGTTTATAGTATGGTAATTTTTCCATCTCTTCATCAGAAATAGGAATATCAAATCTATCTCTAAATTTTCTTAATGTAGCAAAGTCTATCTTTTTAACACCGTGAGCGATATTTTTACCTTCGGCAGCATCACCCATTCCATAACCTTTAACAGTTTTTGCTAAGATAACTGTTGGTCTACCTTTTGTTTCATTAGCTTTTTTATATGCTGCATATACTTTAACTGGGTCATGTCCACCTCTATTTAATCTCCAGATTTCATCGTCACCCATATTTGCAACTAGCTCTTTAGTCTCTTCATATTTATTAAAGAAGTTTTCTCTAGTATAAGCTCCACCTTTTTGTTTATAGTTTTGGTATTCACCATCAACTGTTTCATTCATAAGTTTTACTAATTTACCAGATTTGTCTTTTTCTAATAATGGATCCCAGTATCTTCCCCAAATAACTTTAATAACTTCCCAGTTTGCACCTCTAAACTCACCTTCAAGTTCTTGGATAATTTTACCATTACCTCTTACTGGTCCATCAAGTCTTTGTAAGTTACAGTTGATTACGAAAATTAAGTTATCTAAACCTTCTCTTCCTGCTAATCCAATTGCACCTAATGATTCTGGCTCATCACACTCACCATCACCCATAAAACAATAAACTTTTTGATTACTACAATCTTTAATACCTCTATCTGTTAGATATTTTAAAAATCTAGCTTGATAAATTGCTTGTATTGGTCCAAGTCCCATCGAAACTGTTGGGAATTGCCAATAGTCTGGCATTAATTTAGGGTGAGGATATGAAGATAATCCTTTACCATCAACTTCTTGTCTGAAGTTATCCATTTGTTCTTCTGAAATTCTACCTTCAACAAAACTTCTAGCATAAATACCAGGAGCAATATGACCTTGGAAAAATACTAAATCTCCACCATTTTCAGCGCTTGGAGCTCTAAAGAAGTGATTAAATCCTACATCATATAATGTTGCAGAAGATGCAAAAGACGCAATGTGTCCACCAAGTTCTAAGTTCTTTTTAGATGCTCTTAAAACCATAGTTTGTGCATTCCATCTAATAATTGATCTAATTTTTCTTTCTAATAATAAATTTGCTGGCATCTTTGGTTCGTGATGCACAGGGATAGTATTTAAATAAGCAGTTGTTGCTTTATAAGGAAGATATGCACCATTTCTTCTAGCTTTATCAATTAGCTTTTCAAGTAAATAATGCGCTCTTTCTGTACCATCCTCTTCAATTACAGTTTCAAGAGCCTCCAGCCATTCTTTTGTTTCGCTAGGGTCAATATCTTGTAGTTTTGTATCTGACATACATACTCCTTTTGTAATTTTTATTTGAATCTTAATATTTATTTAGCAAATAATACTAAAATAATACTATAAATAACTTATTTGATTGTTATTTAGTAAAAGTATAAATATATTATAAGAAATTATCGATAAAAAAGGAAATTTTTCTTTAAGAAGTTATATTTTTATAAAAACTTAACATTTTTTATTAAGATATATTTAATTTTTATACAGTTTTCTTAAATTCTTTCTTAAAAATGACTTATTTATTGACTACTTATGTATCTTTTATGTAGATAATAATCTTGAAAATTAATTTTTCTTTAATTTATAGTACTAAATACTACTACTTAATGCATTTCTTTTCAATAAAAGATATAATCTTATCACAGAAAAATCTATTATGTTAGATAGAATTATAGCTTTAAGAAGATAAATATGTTAGAAAATAAAATTTTTAAATTAATTATTACAGATAAAGAAAATGCAAAATTTAATATGGGAATAGATAAAATCCTAGCAAATTCTTTTAAAGAAGATGATTTACCAATTTTAAGACTTTATACATGGGAAAAATCTTTCACTGTTGGATTATCACAAAAATGTGAAGATTTTCCTACATATATAGAAGAGTATAAAAATAACTGCTCTAAAAGAATAACAGGTGGCGGTGTTTTATTTCATGGACATGATTTATCTTATAGCTTAATTTTACCAAGCAGTTATATGACTGGACTTAGTGTAAAGCAAAGTTATGAAAAAATTTGTCAATTTCTTTTGACATTTTATAAGAACTTAGGTTTAGATACATGTTTTGCAAAAGATTCAAAAAATGTTACACTAAGTAAAAGTGAATTTTGTCAAGTTGGTTTTGAGGCATACGATATTTTAGTAAATGATACTAAAATTGGAGGAAATGCACAAAAAAGATCAAAAAAAATGATTTTTCAACATGGTTCTATACCTATTAAAAGTACAAAAAAAGATATAAAAATAGGTTCTAGTTTAGAGGATTTTTCAATAAAACTTAGTTTTGATGAAGCAAAACAAAAAGTTATTGAAGCATTTAAAGAAACGTTTAATGTAAAATTTGAAAAAACAGAGATTACAGAAGAACAAAAACAGAGATTAAATCTATTATTAGAGGACGAAAAATGAGCGTAGATGAAAACAAAGTAAGTTTTAAAAAGCCACAATGGCTTAGAAAAAAGCTTGTTCCACATGCACAAAAAGAGATGGAAGATCTTCTAGGTAAACATGGATTACATACAATTTGTCAAGAAGCAAAATGTCCAAATATAAGTGAATGTTATGCAAAAAGAAATGCTACATTTTTAATACTTGGAAATATCTGTACAAGAAGATGTACTTATTGTAATGTACACACAGGTAAACCAACAGAAGTTGATTTAGCTGAGATTGATGGAGTTACTGAATCTGTAATCAAACTTGGATTAAAATTTGTAGTTATTACAAGTCCAGCAAGGGATGATTTACCAGATGGTGGAGCAGAACAGTTTTATAGAGTAACTCAAAATATTTTGAAAAAATCTCCAGGAACACAAGTTGAGATTTTGATTCCTGATTTTAAAGCAAAAGAGGAATCTTTACAAAGAGCTGTTGATAGTGGTGCTGTTATTATTGGTCATAATGTAGAAACAGTTCCATCACTTTATCATATTAGAAGAAATGCTTCATATGAAAGAAGTCTTCAAGTTCTAAAAAGATTAAAAGAGCTTGGTGGAGAAAAAGTAAAAACTAAAAGTGCCTTAATGGTAGGACTTGGTGAAACAGAAGAAGAGATGGTTCAAGTATTTAAAGATTTACTTGCAGTTGGTTGTAAATTTTTAAGTATTGGTCAATATTTAGCTCCTTCAGGTGAGTATGAAAAAGTTAAAGAGTTTGTAAAACCAGAACAATTCCAAAGATATAAAGAGATTGCTTTAGACTTAGGTTTTGAGTTTGTACATAGTACTCCTTATGCAAGAAGTTCATACTTAGCTCATGAGTATTTATCAAAAGACAAAAATAGTATATAATAAAATTAACACAGAAAGGATTTATCTTGAATAATAAAAAAGTTGGAATAATTGGAGTAGGAAACGTAGGTGCAACGTTAGCTTTTACTTTAGCGACAAAAAGTCTTTGTTCAGAAGTAGTATTAAAAGACTTAAGAGAGAATATCGTAGAAGCAATGGCTTTAGATATTTCACAATCTGCTAATGCTGCAAATGCAAAAACAAAAGTATCATTTGCAAAAGAAGCAAATGATTTTGCTAATTGTGATGTAATCGTAATAACAGCAGGAATTCCTAGAAAACCAGGAATGAGTAGAGATGATTTATTATTAACAAATGCTAAAATTATGACATCAGTTGTAAGTGAAGTTAGTGAAAATAATCCAAATGCAATTTATATTATTGTTTCTAATCCGCTTGATGCTATGGTATATACTGCACTTAAAGCTGCAAATATTGATAAAAATAAAGTTTTAGGAATGGCTGGTATTTTAGATAGTGCAAGAATGAGTCACTTTATTCAAGAAAAACTAGGATATGGAGAAGGTGAAATTGATGCTTCTGTTATGGGAGGTCATGGAGATGATATGGTTCCTTTAGCAAACTATTCAACAGTAGCTGGAAAACCTCTTGATAAAATTTTAAAAGAAGAAGAGATAGAAGAAATCATCACAAAAACAAGAAATGGTGGAGCTCAAATAGTTAAATTATTAGAAACAGGTTCTGCTTATTATGCACCAGCATATTCAACTTCTCTTATGGTAGAAGCAATATTAACTGATAACAAAAAAGTATATCCTTGTGCAGTTATGCTTGAGGGTGAATATGGGTATGAAAATGTTGTTGCTGGTGTACCTGTTAGATTAGGTAAAAATGGAGTTGAAGATGTAATTGAGTTACAACTTGATGAAAAACAAACTTCAGAATTTGCTAAATCAATTTCATCAGTACAAGAGCTAATAAATACTCTTGAAGATAAATTTTTCGTATAATCTGTAAATGAAGTTACACTTTTTAGTGTAACTTTTCATAAAATTTCTAAAATTATTTTTCCTATTTTTATATCAAATATCAAATAACATAAATACTTTTCAAAATGCCAATTTATAACTACTAGCAAAATATTTTTCAATATATAATTATTCCAAATAAAATAACTTTAGTGTGGCACATTTGTGACATATTAATAAGTGTCAATTTTTACTAAATTTTTATGTTAAAATTTCACTATATTAATTATGGTTTCATTGTATTAATCAAATCATTTATTTGAGTTGCACTCTTTTCAATTGCATCTATATTTAGATTTATCTCTTCATTACTTAGAGGTAAGTTCAGTTCATTTTTTAATTTAAATGCACTTATAGATGAAAATATGGTAAATAGTGGAATTTTAAGACTATCAATTTTTTCATTTAATACTTTTTGAATAAAGATATAATCTTTATCTAAAATAGTGTCTGTTTTATCATCAATGATAGAGAAAAAATAGTTTTCTTGATTTCCATTACTTTCAAAAGCAAAATTTTGTTTTTGACACTTATAAAGTGTTCCATCATTTTTTACATATATTGAAAAGCGATTTGATTTTCTGATTTTTTTCAGATTTGTTATTTTTCGCTCAAATAGCTCTGGAGAATTGATATGATAATCAAGTTCCCATAATTTTTTTTCATTTAAGACGAGGTTCTTCTCATAACCTAAAAGCTTGGAAAATACGTTGTTTATATATAGAATGTTTGCATTTTCATCAAATAAGATAAATCCATTTGGGAAGTTATCAATTATTTGAAAAAATAAATTATTTAATTGGCTCATGACTACTCCTAAGGTGAAAATATAGCAAATATAACCCTAGGGTATTATTAAATATTACCCATAAGTAATATTATTCCAGTAAAACTAGAAGGAAAAAGGATGTTTCTTGCAGAAGTTACAGAAGATGATTTAAATAATTTTCATAATACTATTTCTAAAAATGTAAGAAGAATAAGAAAAGAAAAAAAGCTTACACAACTTGATGTTAGCCTTGCTCTTGGACTTTCTACTCCATCTTTTATTACAAATGCAGAATCTCTAAATTCTAAGAAAAGATTTAATATAAATCAACTCTATAAACTCGCTATATTTTTTAAAGTTGATATTAGTGAATTTTTTAAAGTAGAAAAATTATAAAATATTAATTACATTTTTGATACATTCCTCACATATATTTTTTATATAATCAATAAAAAGGACAAGTGTTGAGTGTTTTCATAACATTATTGATGAAAATAATACCTCTATATTTTAGTATCATTTTAGGTGTTTTTTCTACTGCTTTTTTAAACTGCAACAAAGATACAATTGCAAAAATTTTACTTTTTATTTTAGCTCCTATTATCGTATTTAACGCAACTATAAGTGTAAAACTAGATGCATCAGTTGTATTTTTACCTATTTTCTTTTTTGTTTTAAGTACAATTATTGCATTTACTTCACTTAAATATTTTAATAAAGTATATTCTGATAATACTGCTAATTTATTAGCTTTTAGTACGGCAACTGGAAACACTGGAAATATTGGTATTCCTCTTGCTATTTTATTTTTGGATTCTCATATTGTTGATGTTTTTATTTTTACAGTATTAGCTTCACTTTTATATCAAAACTCAGTTGGATATTATATAACTGCAAAAGGTAACTTTACAGCAAAACAAAGTCTTTTAAAAGTTGCTAGACTTCCTGTATTGCATGCTTTTATTTTGGGTGTAGTATTAAATATATTAGGATTTAAAATACCTGAAATGTTTATGGATTATACAAATTATCTAAAAGGTGCATATGCTATATTAGGAATGATGTTACTTGGAATGGGTATGGAAAAAATCAAAACAAATAACTCTTTTGATATGAAATTTATAAATTATACTCTTTTTATCAAGTTTATAATTTGGCCTGCTTTGATTGTGTTATTTATATTTTTGGATAACAACTTTATTCATTTTTTAAATAAAGAGTATTATCTTCTTATGTTTATTTTTTCTATTGTTCCACTAGCAGGAAACACAGTAACAGTTGCAACTTTGCTTGATGTAAAACCTCAAAAGATGTCTATTGCTGTATTTATCTCAACAATTGTATCACTATTTTATATACCACTAATGATATTTTTATTTGGAATGATAAAATTTTAAAAGAGCTACTTTTTAATAGCTCTTTTTTTTAATTTGAAACTATTAATAAGTCCTGATAAAATCACAAAAAATAGACCTACAAAATATATTGCTAAAACTGGCTCATCAAAAAATAGTATAAGAAAAAATGCAGCCAATATAGGTGTGATAAATATAAAAGGTGCAACTTTTGAGGCATCAAAAGCTTTTAATCCTTTCACCCAAAATAGATATGAAATACCATTTAAAAATATTCCATTTACTAAAATACTAAACCAATCAATATAAGAAGTTG harbors:
- the aceE gene encoding pyruvate dehydrogenase (acetyl-transferring), homodimeric type, encoding MSDTKLQDIDPSETKEWLEALETVIEEDGTERAHYLLEKLIDKARRNGAYLPYKATTAYLNTIPVHHEPKMPANLLLERKIRSIIRWNAQTMVLRASKKNLELGGHIASFASSATLYDVGFNHFFRAPSAENGGDLVFFQGHIAPGIYARSFVEGRISEEQMDNFRQEVDGKGLSSYPHPKLMPDYWQFPTVSMGLGPIQAIYQARFLKYLTDRGIKDCSNQKVYCFMGDGECDEPESLGAIGLAGREGLDNLIFVINCNLQRLDGPVRGNGKIIQELEGEFRGANWEVIKVIWGRYWDPLLEKDKSGKLVKLMNETVDGEYQNYKQKGGAYTRENFFNKYEETKELVANMGDDEIWRLNRGGHDPVKVYAAYKKANETKGRPTVILAKTVKGYGMGDAAEGKNIAHGVKKIDFATLRKFRDRFDIPISDEEMEKLPYYKPAEDSEEMQYLRERRASLGGYIPQRRKEFSEDLVIPKLDAFEAVLKGSGDREVSTTMVLVRILNALVKDKNIGKKIVPIVPDEARTFGMEGMFRQIGIYAHEGQKYVPQDRDQVAYYKEDKKGQVLQEGINELGAMGSWVAAATSYSVNDCPMIPFYVFYSMFGFQRIGDMAWAAGDLQARGFLVGGTSGRTTLNGEGLQHEDGHSHILANTIPNCISYDPTYGYELAVIVQNGIERMYGEKQENIFYYLTTLNENYVQPEMPEGVEEGIIKGIYKLDTVEAKNNYNVKLLGSGSILQQVREAAKILAEDYGISSDVYSVTSYNELTREGQDVERYNSLHPNDEKKVPYVTQVLGDNEDNVVVSATDYIKLYSDQIRAYVKGSFKALGTDGFGRSDSRENLRTHFEVDSKFIVFSTISQLADKGLVEKSVVLDTIKKYNINTEKINPLNA
- a CDS encoding lipoate--protein ligase family protein, which produces MLENKIFKLIITDKENAKFNMGIDKILANSFKEDDLPILRLYTWEKSFTVGLSQKCEDFPTYIEEYKNNCSKRITGGGVLFHGHDLSYSLILPSSYMTGLSVKQSYEKICQFLLTFYKNLGLDTCFAKDSKNVTLSKSEFCQVGFEAYDILVNDTKIGGNAQKRSKKMIFQHGSIPIKSTKKDIKIGSSLEDFSIKLSFDEAKQKVIEAFKETFNVKFEKTEITEEQKQRLNLLLEDEK
- the lipA gene encoding lipoyl synthase, whose product is MSVDENKVSFKKPQWLRKKLVPHAQKEMEDLLGKHGLHTICQEAKCPNISECYAKRNATFLILGNICTRRCTYCNVHTGKPTEVDLAEIDGVTESVIKLGLKFVVITSPARDDLPDGGAEQFYRVTQNILKKSPGTQVEILIPDFKAKEESLQRAVDSGAVIIGHNVETVPSLYHIRRNASYERSLQVLKRLKELGGEKVKTKSALMVGLGETEEEMVQVFKDLLAVGCKFLSIGQYLAPSGEYEKVKEFVKPEQFQRYKEIALDLGFEFVHSTPYARSSYLAHEYLSKDKNSI
- the mdh gene encoding malate dehydrogenase; translation: MNNKKVGIIGVGNVGATLAFTLATKSLCSEVVLKDLRENIVEAMALDISQSANAANAKTKVSFAKEANDFANCDVIVITAGIPRKPGMSRDDLLLTNAKIMTSVVSEVSENNPNAIYIIVSNPLDAMVYTALKAANIDKNKVLGMAGILDSARMSHFIQEKLGYGEGEIDASVMGGHGDDMVPLANYSTVAGKPLDKILKEEEIEEIITKTRNGGAQIVKLLETGSAYYAPAYSTSLMVEAILTDNKKVYPCAVMLEGEYGYENVVAGVPVRLGKNGVEDVIELQLDEKQTSEFAKSISSVQELINTLEDKFFV
- a CDS encoding PAS domain S-box protein, with the translated sequence MSQLNNLFFQIIDNFPNGFILFDENANILYINNVFSKLLGYEKNLVLNEKKLWELDYHINSPELFERKITNLKKIRKSNRFSIYVKNDGTLYKCQKQNFAFESNGNQENYFFSIIDDKTDTILDKDYIFIQKVLNEKIDSLKIPLFTIFSSISAFKLKNELNLPLSNEEINLNIDAIEKSATQINDLINTMKP
- a CDS encoding helix-turn-helix domain-containing protein — translated: MFLAEVTEDDLNNFHNTISKNVRRIRKEKKLTQLDVSLALGLSTPSFITNAESLNSKKRFNINQLYKLAIFFKVDISEFFKVEKL
- a CDS encoding AEC family transporter; translated protein: MSVFITLLMKIIPLYFSIILGVFSTAFLNCNKDTIAKILLFILAPIIVFNATISVKLDASVVFLPIFFFVLSTIIAFTSLKYFNKVYSDNTANLLAFSTATGNTGNIGIPLAILFLDSHIVDVFIFTVLASLLYQNSVGYYITAKGNFTAKQSLLKVARLPVLHAFILGVVLNILGFKIPEMFMDYTNYLKGAYAILGMMLLGMGMEKIKTNNSFDMKFINYTLFIKFIIWPALIVLFIFLDNNFIHFLNKEYYLLMFIFSIVPLAGNTVTVATLLDVKPQKMSIAVFISTIVSLFYIPLMIFLFGMIKF